One Candidatus Caldatribacterium sp. DNA window includes the following coding sequences:
- the proC gene encoding pyrroline-5-carboxylate reductase: protein MKGNILFFGCGSMGSALVRGLARDGWHKKYHFLLFDKVKERAQNLASSCGGTWVDNPLLYPPKFVFFAVKPKDVQEAAQNLSSWQEGVLVSVVAGVTVQELKEYFALPVVRMMPNLCVEVGEGVVPVHFSPEVKEEDREELLFLLASLGWVFEANEEELGLFTALSGSGPGIVARFVEGLMDGGVKIGLPWEKSLRLAVQTVLGTALLLKEKGVHPGVLKNLVASPGGTTIAGLHVLERAGFGGILMESIEATYQRVQELVRKAR from the coding sequence TGAAAGGGAACATCCTCTTTTTTGGGTGCGGCAGCATGGGGAGTGCACTTGTCCGAGGATTAGCGCGGGATGGGTGGCACAAGAAGTACCACTTTCTCCTCTTTGATAAGGTGAAAGAGCGAGCGCAAAATCTTGCAAGCTCCTGCGGTGGAACCTGGGTGGACAATCCCCTCCTCTATCCTCCGAAATTTGTCTTTTTTGCCGTTAAACCGAAAGACGTCCAAGAAGCGGCTCAGAATCTTTCCTCCTGGCAGGAGGGAGTTCTCGTTTCTGTTGTCGCAGGAGTAACCGTGCAGGAACTCAAGGAGTACTTTGCCCTTCCTGTTGTGCGCATGATGCCCAATCTCTGTGTGGAGGTTGGAGAAGGCGTTGTTCCGGTGCACTTTTCTCCGGAAGTAAAGGAAGAGGACCGGGAAGAGCTCCTCTTCCTTCTTGCTTCCTTGGGATGGGTGTTTGAGGCAAATGAGGAGGAATTGGGTCTTTTCACCGCCCTGAGTGGAAGTGGTCCTGGCATTGTTGCCCGCTTTGTCGAAGGACTCATGGATGGAGGGGTGAAAATCGGTCTTCCTTGGGAGAAGAGCTTGCGCCTTGCAGTGCAAACCGTTCTTGGGACAGCTCTGCTCCTCAAAGAGAAGGGGGTTCATCCTGGAGTTTTGAAAAATCTCGTCGCCTCTCCGGGAGGAACAACTATTGCCGGTCTTCACGTTCTTGAGCGGGCAGGCTTTGGAGGCATTCTTATGGAGAGCATAGAGGCAACCTATCAGAGGGTTCAAGAGCTCGTCAGGAAAGCGAGGTGA
- a CDS encoding DivIVA domain-containing protein, with product MPLKPEDIAEAEFSRSFRGYNEDEVREFLEEVAAQVALVLEENKELRRKLSEQEEYLRRMQAQLEEWKKQAEVEKELARRESQMIIKEARLRAQKIVDEALEKKREIEASYRGLFEKYRLFQIRFKSLLQTFMESLEKEGLKEEEQEESVSTEVVRFSFHDLRNEGKIGK from the coding sequence TTGCCTTTGAAACCTGAGGATATTGCAGAAGCAGAGTTCAGCCGGTCGTTTCGAGGGTACAACGAGGATGAGGTTCGGGAATTCCTCGAAGAGGTAGCAGCACAAGTAGCCCTTGTGCTTGAAGAGAATAAGGAACTCCGCCGAAAGCTGTCAGAGCAAGAGGAGTACCTGCGGAGGATGCAGGCTCAGCTTGAGGAATGGAAAAAACAGGCGGAGGTTGAGAAAGAATTGGCACGCCGGGAGTCGCAGATGATTATCAAAGAAGCACGGCTTCGGGCCCAAAAGATTGTGGATGAAGCTCTCGAGAAGAAGCGAGAAATCGAGGCTTCCTACAGAGGTCTTTTTGAGAAGTACCGACTCTTCCAGATTCGTTTCAAGTCTCTCCTGCAGACTTTTATGGAGAGCCTGGAGAAAGAGGGCCTCAAGGAAGAGGAACAAGAAGAGAGCGTTAGCACTGAGGTTGTCCGCTTCTCCTTTCACGATCTCCGCAACGAAGGAAAAATTGGGAAGTAA